A single Entelurus aequoreus isolate RoL-2023_Sb linkage group LG11, RoL_Eaeq_v1.1, whole genome shotgun sequence DNA region contains:
- the ncam3 gene encoding neural cell adhesion molecule 1 has product MAKQTCHIYLALLLLPLFAFSTDAKMDIITSKQDVQVGNEILLLCKAGGEGDITWQKNGMVIDEESVSKVDETSSKLLIRNATVEDGGKYTCLCEFDSGHQDDVQTELYVYDGPSFGSTPTYHEFLEGTDGILPCLVYGQPAVEVRWIYNKEQNSFYGNNVGQQPDNTLLIEKVRRQDAGTYMCHAQIRGRPIYKQLSISVVVNAPPTVHLREEVKKVIAGPETNVSLLCLVDGHPKPNITWNMPVFYDPSHHKYNSDRSQLTIRSVVRNDYGEYVCTATNKIAESSATIMLHVFESPEVSLSVEQQNVNVGERVSVACNVSGHPQPELHWINKCNGQTLDSSSGRISVEEGVLVIDEIVPSDGGLYSCMAVSVTGNASRDVAIHTQPGPPYYLSVSPGPASVFFSLTTLPVSGGTPITNIVLQWRKNAAEQWKEITVPNADTMAVTSLEPYTLYTVRLAALNAVGLGQFSETHTAHTQGIRGEPDSPVLLSDKMNVGDNSFSVPLKTSNDGATPLQHYTLRYRQGKDGAEWTEKQLSSNTDSVTLKDLTSGSDYQLEVIAVNTNGSSLPATFNFTIAEQPVHSRMTKGSVVGIVMVIFLVVFLVVDATCCYRNRCGLLMYIAVKLFGQKVPGLKVLEEGEGTTKGDMKLNGMSTPRGGRHHSGVDINSSKEGGPLTEVTCDKASLTKQ; this is encoded by the exons atggcaaaacaaacatgtcataTCTACCTGGCTCTGCTTCTGCTGCCTCTGTTTGCATTCAGCACAG ATGCCAAGATGGACATCATCACCAGTAAGCAAGATGTTCAAGTTGGAAATGAGATTTTACTATTGTGTAAAG CTGGGGGCGAGGGAGATATAACGTGGCAAAAGAATGGCATGGTGATTGATGAAGAGAGTGTATCAAAGGTGGACGAGACCTCTTCTAAACTGCTCATCAGGAATGCCACAGTGGAGGATGGTGGCAAATACACCTGTTTGTGTGAATTTGACAGCGGACACCAGGATGACGTTCAGACGGAGCTTTATGTTTATG ACGGTCCTTCATTTGGAAGCACCCCCACCTACCATGAGTTTTTGGAGGGTACAGATGGGATATTGCCTTGTCTGGTGTACGGCCAGCCGGCAGTGGAGGTTCGCTGGATATACAACAAGGAGCAGAACTCTTTTTATG GAAATAATGTTGGCCAGCAGCCTGATAACACACTCTTGATTGAGAAAGTGAGGAGACAGGATGCTGGGACATACATGTGCCATGCCCAGATAAGAGGAAGGCCCATCTACAAGCAGCTTTCCATATCTGTTGTTGTCAATG CTCCTCCTACTGTGCATCTGAGAGAAGAGGTGAAGAAAGTGATAGCTGGACCAGAAACCAACGTTTCCTTGCTTTGTTTGGTCGACGGCCATCCTAAACCTAATATTACCTGGAACAT GCCAGTATTTTATGACCCCTCACATCACAAGTACAACTCTGACCGCAGCCAGTTGACCATAAGATCAGTTGTCAGGAACGACTATGGGGAGTACGTCTGTACCGCCACCAACAAGATCGCTGAAAGCAGTGCTACCATCATGCTTCACGTCTTTG AATCCCCAGAGGTGTCTTTGTCTGTCGAACAGCAGAACGTCAACGTGGGCGAGCGTGTGTCTGTGGCCTGTAACGTCTCCGGCCATCCTCAGCCTGAACTACACTGGATCAACAAGTGCAATGGACAAACACTG GACTCTTCTTCTGGTCGTATCAGTGTTGAGGAAGGTGTGTTGGTGATTGATGAAATAGTGCCCTCTGATGGTGGTCTGTATTCCTGCATGGCTGTCAGCGTCACTGGCAATGCTTCAAGAGATGTTGCAATTCACA CGCAGCCTGGACCACCTTATTACCTATCAGTGTCACCTGGACCTGCTTCAGTATTCTTCTCCCTTACAACTCTGCCTGTCAGTGGGGGGACACCAATCACAAACATCGTTCTGCAGTGGAGGAAAAATGCAGCCGAGCAATGGAAGGAGATCACAGTCCCAAATGCTG ACACTATGGCTGTGACTTCCCTCGAGCCTTACACGTTATATACTGTGCGTTTGGCGGCTTTGAATGCTGTAGGACTGGGACAATTCTCAGAAACGCACACTGCTCACACCCAAGGAATACG AGGTGAACCAGACAGCCCAGTATTATTGTCTGATAAGATGAATGTAGGGGACAACTCATTCTCTGTCCCCCTTAAAACTTCGAATGATGGCGCGACTCCTCTCCAGCACTACACTCTGCGATATCGACAG ggTAAAGATGGGGCTGAGTGGACTGAGAAGCAACTGTCATCCAACACTGACTCTGTCACTCTCAAAGACCTGACTTCCGGCTCTGACTATCAACTAGAAGTCATAGCAGTAAATACTAATGGTTCTTCTCTCCCTGCAACATTCAACTTCACCATTGCAGAACAACCTG TGCACAGCCGCATGACCAAAGGCAGCGTGGTTGGCATCGTCATGGTGATCTTCCTGGTGGTTTTCTTGGTGGTGGATGCCACCTGCTGCTACAGAAACCGTTGCGGTCTGCTAATGTACATTGCTGTAAAACTTTTTGGACAGAAAGTTCCAGGCCTCAAAGTGCTTGAAGAAGGGGAGGGTACCACAAAAGG ggATATGAAGTTGAATGGGATGTCTACCCCCAGAGGTGGCAGACACCATTCAGGAGTTGACATAAACTCTTCTAAGGAAGGCGGACCACTCACAGAGGTCACCTGTGACAAAGCGTCTCTCACTAAACAATA G